The genomic interval ACCAGGACGGCATCGACATCCTCGAAGCCGACGCGCCACTGCCGTCGGTCATGTCGCCCTTGTCCGCCTTCCTTGCCCACGCCTCGCTGGAAGCAGGCGATGCGCAAGCCCAGGCCGGCCAGGACGCCATGCAGCTGATGACGGTGCACTCGGCCAAGGGCCTGGAATTCGACGCCGTATTCATCACCGGTCTGGAAGAGGGCCTGTTCCCGCACGAAACCAGCGCGCGCGAGGCGGACGGCGTGGACGAGGAACGGCGCCTGATGTACGTGGCGATCACCCGCGCCCGGAAGCGCCTCTACATGAGCTTTACCCAGCAGCGCATGCTGCACGGCCAGACCCGCTTCAACATGAAGTCGCGCTTCTTCGACGAGTTGCCCGAGGAAGCCCTGAAATGGCTGTCGCCGCGCGTGCAGAGCCACTGGTTCGCCAACAAGAAAGCCGCCACCGCCTGGGACGACGCTGCCTTCCGCAACGCCGGCAGCGACAATAAAATCGCCGCCCAGATCACCCAGAAGTCCGCCGGCAGCTCCGGCTGGCGCATTGGCGAGTCGGTCGCCCACGCCAAGTTCGGTGAAGGCGTGATCGTCAACATCGAAGGCGGCGCCGGCGCCGCCCGCGCCCAGATCAACTTCGGTGCGGCGGGCATGAAAGTGCTCGACCTGTCGGTGGCCAAGCTCGAGCGCATTTCACGCTAGCGCGAATGCGGCCGGTAAATGAGGCCGGGGCCTCATTCACGAAGCCGAAGGTTTCATTCACAAGGCCGGGCCCCCATGCACACGCCCGTAGGGTGGGCGGGGCCGCCGAGGCACCCGTGCTCGTGCCGCATGGTACGCATGAATATTCGGGAAGCTCCGCTTTGCCTGCGCTGGCAAATGGTGGTCTGGCGCCGTGCCGGACAAACAGGTTTTCTGGCGAATCCCCGCATCAGGCGTGCATGAATGTCCGCTGCACATCGGCAGGCAGGTTCTCGATCGCATAGCGCACGGTCGCGCGCTCCATTGATGCCAGGTGCTGGCGCAGGAAGGCCACTACCAGTCCCGGTTCGTATTTGCCGGCGACCTTCAGCACCCAGCCAATTCCCTTTTGCACGTAGGGGTCGCGATCGGCCAGCAGGCGCGCGCAGTTGGCGAATACACAGTCAAGATCGACATGCGCGCTACGGCCCACGAACTTGACGAGCGCAACGTTCGACGCGCGCCGGCACCACGGGCTGCTTGACTGTCCCCATGGGTAGATACGCTCCACGAGATGAGGGTGGCGCTTGAGGTAGGCATGGAGCGGCTTGATGCACAGGTCGTCGCATTGCGCCCAGTTGCCGACCGCGTTCTCGAGCCATGCCTGCACCCGTTCCAGCAGGCGCCCCTCATCGTCCAGGCGGGGCGCTAGCTTCGCGACCAGCGCCGACGCCAGCATGAGATGTTCGTGATACGCCTGCGATCGCGCGAAATGCTCCGCCAGCGCCAGCCAGTCGTCCGCCGACAGCGTCCGATGGCGCGCGAACGCCTGCGCGGCGATCCCGGTCACGCAGGCATTGGAGACGCCGAGCGCAGTGACCGGCGTGGGAAAGTAGCGCTGCAGGGACTGCGCCAGCTCCTCCGATGCGGCGGCCCGCAGTGCGCATTCGAGCTCGGCGACGATGACGTCGCTCATGCGACGGGCAATTCGGTTGCGCCACCCCCTGGCCGGGCAGGCGGACGCGCCAGCGCCAACCGCGCCAGGTAGCACAGGTTGGCAAGCACGAAGGGACCGAACACGAAAAGCATCAGGCCGGGACGGCTGGCCAGTATCGCCAGTTGCACGCGCGAGGTCTCGATCAGGTTCGGCTCCTGGTGCAGCGACATCGGTACCCCGGCCGCGAGTGCGTAGCCATAGTGCAGCGCGAACAGGATGAGCCCGGCACGCCGCATGCCCGCCAGCGCCACATAGGTATAGACACAGTACATGCCGACGGAAACGACGACAGCAATGAGGGGCGACAGGAAGGCCGTGATTGGCCCATAGCTGAAGAAGACCGCCGCCACCAGGTTGTTGCCCATGTTGTAGTGCCCCGGCATGTGCCCCGCGGGCGGAATCGACAATATCGCGATCAGGAGATAGGGTGTGAACAGGCATCCCGCAACGAGCGAGATGATTTTTCGCTTCGAATCACTGCGCATGGTGTCGCTCCATCGGGTCCCTTCGTGTGGCTGCGCCACATTCTCATGCCGGTGCCGGTGCTGGCCTGGACGGCAGCGCCCCAGGCATGTTATTCCGGCCTAGCCGCCGGCGTCCTCAAGCAGCTTGGCCAGTTCCTGGTAATCGTGTTGCCGCGCTATTTCCGACGCGCTGCGCCCTGTCCTGGCCTCAATGACCCTTGCCTTGGCGCCGCTCGCGATCAGTGCACGCGCAATGTCGCGCCCCTGCGTATCGCACACCTGCCGCGTCTGGGCGCAGCCGTCGGCCACGGTCAGCAGGACGCTCCTGATGCCGCCGTTGGGATCGACGCCGCGCTGCAGCAGCAAGC from Massilia sp. Se16.2.3 carries:
- a CDS encoding DNA alkylation repair protein, with protein sequence MSDVIVAELECALRAAASEELAQSLQRYFPTPVTALGVSNACVTGIAAQAFARHRTLSADDWLALAEHFARSQAYHEHLMLASALVAKLAPRLDDEGRLLERVQAWLENAVGNWAQCDDLCIKPLHAYLKRHPHLVERIYPWGQSSSPWCRRASNVALVKFVGRSAHVDLDCVFANCARLLADRDPYVQKGIGWVLKVAGKYEPGLVVAFLRQHLASMERATVRYAIENLPADVQRTFMHA